The following are encoded together in the Hemicordylus capensis ecotype Gifberg chromosome 4, rHemCap1.1.pri, whole genome shotgun sequence genome:
- the BLACAT1 gene encoding bladder cancer associated transcript 1, translating to MPQFTFACFCGLHGFCNMKRKKEEASTEQETAV from the coding sequence ATGCCCCAGTTCACTTTTGCTTGTTTCTGTGGGCTCCATGGCTTCTGCAACATgaagagaaaaaaggaagaggCTAGTACGGAGCAGGAAACGGCAGTCTGA